The Thalassotalea psychrophila genome window below encodes:
- the ribBA gene encoding bifunctional 3,4-dihydroxy-2-butanone-4-phosphate synthase/GTP cyclohydrolase II, whose product MKLNTPQEIINDIALGKMVILMDDEDRENEGDFIMAAEKVTPDAINFMATHGRGLICMPMSREKCETLKLPLMVDKNDAQFTTNFTVSIEAARGVTTGISAADRATTVLAACDKDADHRSIVQPGHIFPLIAKDGGVLNRAGHTEAGVDLARMAGCEPAAVIVEILNEDGTMARRPDLELIAEKHDVKMGTIADLIEYRNATETTITRVSECKLPTQFGEFDLVSFTDTIDGQTHFALTKGEIKSDQPTLVRVHLENTFRDLLFSTRDSKNNWPIGNALEKIGKEGGVLVLLGKHESPQQLIQQVEKYAKQDQGIEVDEVTKHVGSRNVGVGSQILANLGVHKMRLLSSQTKYHSLSGFGLEIVEYISE is encoded by the coding sequence ATGAAATTAAATACACCACAAGAAATTATCAACGATATTGCACTTGGTAAAATGGTTATCTTGATGGATGATGAAGATCGTGAAAATGAAGGTGATTTTATCATGGCGGCTGAAAAAGTTACGCCTGATGCAATCAACTTTATGGCGACTCATGGCCGAGGCTTAATTTGTATGCCTATGTCACGTGAGAAATGTGAAACGTTAAAGTTGCCATTAATGGTTGATAAAAACGACGCACAATTTACTACCAATTTTACAGTGTCTATTGAAGCGGCTCGTGGTGTTACTACTGGTATTTCTGCAGCCGATCGTGCAACTACAGTGTTAGCTGCATGTGATAAAGATGCCGACCATCGCTCAATTGTTCAACCAGGTCATATTTTTCCATTAATTGCCAAAGATGGCGGCGTACTTAATCGCGCTGGTCATACTGAAGCTGGAGTTGATTTAGCTCGCATGGCTGGTTGTGAGCCTGCAGCCGTTATTGTTGAAATTTTAAATGAAGATGGCACTATGGCGCGTCGTCCGGATTTAGAATTAATTGCTGAAAAACACGATGTTAAAATGGGCACTATTGCCGATTTAATTGAATATCGAAATGCCACCGAAACCACTATTACCCGTGTTAGTGAGTGTAAATTACCAACTCAGTTTGGTGAATTCGATTTAGTATCATTTACCGACACCATTGACGGTCAAACGCACTTTGCTCTTACCAAAGGTGAGATCAAATCTGATCAGCCAACTTTGGTTCGTGTACATTTAGAAAATACTTTCCGTGACTTGTTATTTTCTACTCGAGATAGCAAAAATAACTGGCCAATCGGTAATGCCTTAGAAAAAATTGGTAAAGAAGGTGGGGTACTAGTGCTTCTTGGTAAACATGAATCGCCACAGCAGCTTATTCAACAAGTTGAAAAATATGCCAAGCAAGACCAAGGTATTGAAGTTGATGAAGTTACTAAACATGTTGGCTCTCGCAACGTCGGTGTTGGTTCACAGATTTTAGCGAATTTAGGCGTGCATAAAATGCGTTTATTGAGTTCACAAACTAAATATCATTCATTATCTGGTTTTGGTTTAGAGATTGTTGAGTACATCTCTGAATAA
- a CDS encoding riboflavin synthase produces the protein MFTGIVEAIGQVKAINLNASGARVVIASGNLDLADVKLGDSIATNGICLTVVDFDGASYSADVSTETLTRTGFANYGSGTKVNLEKAMLPTTRFGGHMVSGHVDGTGKIISIKHVGNSIEYWIELADSLKQYVAEKGSITVDGISLTVNSIENNRFRLTIVPHTTEQTIISTYQVGQVVNLEVDLIARYIERLLFCQEQESTAPANTGISKELLLRSGFIKG, from the coding sequence ATGTTTACCGGGATTGTAGAGGCCATTGGCCAAGTAAAAGCAATTAACTTAAACGCTTCTGGCGCAAGAGTAGTAATTGCCAGCGGTAACCTAGATTTAGCTGATGTAAAGCTTGGTGACTCCATTGCCACTAATGGCATTTGTTTAACTGTAGTAGATTTCGATGGCGCAAGTTACAGTGCTGATGTATCGACTGAAACACTAACTCGCACCGGCTTTGCCAATTATGGCTCTGGCACTAAAGTGAATCTCGAAAAAGCTATGTTACCAACTACACGCTTTGGTGGTCATATGGTTAGTGGCCATGTTGATGGTACTGGTAAAATTATTTCAATTAAACATGTCGGGAATTCAATTGAGTATTGGATTGAGTTAGCTGACTCATTAAAACAGTATGTGGCAGAGAAAGGTTCAATAACCGTTGATGGTATTAGCTTAACGGTTAACTCAATTGAAAATAACCGTTTTCGTTTAACTATTGTGCCGCATACCACAGAACAAACTATTATTAGTACATACCAAGTAGGGCAAGTGGTTAATCTAGAAGTAGATTTAATTGCTCGTTATATTGAACGATTATTATTTTGCCAAGAGCAAGAAAGTACAGCACCGGCTAACACTGGCATAAGCAAAGAACTGCTATTGCGTAGCGGTTTTATAAAAGGTTAA
- the ribD gene encoding bifunctional diaminohydroxyphosphoribosylaminopyrimidine deaminase/5-amino-6-(5-phosphoribosylamino)uracil reductase RibD — translation MQTPQISKAKRQQLNEHYMLRAIALAKKGEYTTSPNPAVGCVLVKDGEVIGEGWHQKAGEGHAEVNALKQAGDKAKDATAFVTLEPCSHFGRTPPCAKGLITAGVKHVVIGMQDPNPLVSGRGITMLENAGITTEVAVLESAAKGLNPGFIKLMSTDKPLVRCKMASSLDGKTAMANGESKWITGKEARQDVQRYRAKSCAIISGADTVIIDNAKLNVRYNELGFIANDLKETDVRQPVRVIIDSQNRLTPTLALFDQKSPIILVRTKLENGQQWPHFVKQIQVKERSGKADLTDLISKLAELGLNTLWVESGARLAGAFLAQALVDELVLYQAPKLMGENSQGLFDIEQLTHLQDAIQLSIEDVRMIGADIKITATVNK, via the coding sequence ATGCAAACGCCGCAAATATCTAAGGCCAAAAGGCAACAATTAAATGAGCATTACATGCTTAGAGCCATTGCTCTGGCTAAAAAAGGTGAGTATACAACATCACCTAACCCAGCCGTTGGTTGTGTCTTAGTTAAAGATGGTGAAGTTATTGGTGAAGGTTGGCATCAAAAAGCTGGTGAAGGGCATGCAGAAGTTAATGCCTTAAAGCAAGCTGGCGATAAAGCAAAAGATGCTACTGCCTTTGTTACATTAGAGCCATGTAGCCATTTTGGCCGAACGCCTCCATGTGCAAAAGGGTTAATTACTGCTGGTGTTAAACATGTTGTGATCGGTATGCAAGATCCTAATCCGTTAGTCTCTGGTCGCGGTATTACCATGTTAGAAAATGCAGGTATAACCACTGAAGTTGCAGTTCTAGAAAGTGCGGCGAAAGGTTTGAATCCAGGCTTTATTAAACTCATGAGTACTGACAAGCCACTTGTACGTTGTAAAATGGCCTCAAGCCTAGATGGTAAAACTGCGATGGCAAATGGCGAAAGCAAATGGATCACAGGTAAGGAAGCTCGCCAAGATGTACAACGTTATCGCGCGAAAAGTTGTGCGATCATAAGCGGTGCAGATACCGTTATTATTGATAATGCCAAATTGAATGTGCGTTATAACGAGCTAGGTTTTATTGCAAATGACCTAAAAGAAACTGATGTTAGGCAGCCTGTTCGGGTTATAATTGATAGCCAAAATCGCTTAACACCAACATTAGCTTTATTCGATCAAAAATCTCCTATAATTTTAGTTCGCACAAAACTTGAAAATGGCCAACAATGGCCGCACTTTGTTAAACAGATACAAGTTAAAGAGCGATCAGGTAAAGCTGATCTAACTGATTTAATAAGTAAACTTGCAGAACTTGGTTTAAATACCTTATGGGTTGAGAGTGGCGCTCGCTTGGCAGGAGCATTTTTAGCACAAGCCTTAGTTGATGAACTGGTATTATATCAAGCGCCAAAATTGATGGGTGAAAACTCTCAAGGCTTGTTTGATATTGAGCAATTAACTCATTTACAAGATGCGATACAATTAAGCATCGAAGATGTACGAATGATAGGCGCTGATATTAAAATCACTGCGACTGTTAATAAATAA
- the nrdR gene encoding transcriptional regulator NrdR: protein MYCPFCSATDTKVIDSRLVSDGHQVRRRRECLDCKERYTTFESAELVMPRIIKRDGSREPFNEDKLRNGLLRALEKRPVSTESTELAINKLKSQLRATGEREISSEMLGNLIMDVLKSLDKVAYVRFASVYRSFEDIREFGEEIARLGDDE, encoded by the coding sequence ATGTATTGTCCATTTTGTTCAGCAACAGATACTAAAGTGATTGATTCAAGGCTCGTTTCTGACGGCCATCAAGTAAGGCGTCGTCGAGAATGTTTAGATTGTAAAGAGCGATATACTACTTTTGAGTCTGCTGAACTAGTCATGCCAAGGATCATCAAACGCGATGGCTCCAGAGAACCGTTTAATGAAGATAAATTACGTAACGGTTTACTTAGAGCATTAGAAAAACGTCCTGTAAGCACCGAAAGCACCGAATTAGCGATTAACAAATTAAAGTCGCAGTTGAGAGCTACAGGAGAGCGTGAAATTTCAAGCGAAATGCTAGGCAATCTTATTATGGATGTTCTTAAGTCACTTGATAAAGTCGCTTATGTGCGCTTTGCTTCAGTATATCGATCTTTTGAAGATATTCGCGAATTTGGTGAAGAAATTGCTCGTTTAGGCGATGACGAATAG
- the glyA gene encoding serine hydroxymethyltransferase produces the protein MLKRNMNIADFDPELYQAMSNEVVRQEEHIELIASENYCSPRVLEAQGSQLTNKYAEGYPGKRYYGGCEYVDIAEQLAIDRAKELFGATYANVQPHAGSQANAAVFQALVKPGGKVLGMSLAHGGHLTHGSHVNFSGKSYEAFQYGLNPETGDIDYEELERLALEHKPEMIIGGFSAFSGIVDWARMREIADKVDAYFMVDMAHVAGLIAAGLYPNPVPHAHVVTTTTHKTLAGPRGGLIISGCNDEAIEKKLNSAVFPGGQGGPLMHIIAAKAVAFKEALQPEFKEYQQKVLDNAKTMVTVLQERGYKVVSNGTENHLFLLDLIDKDITGKDADAALGRAYITVNKNSVPNDPRSPFVTSGLRLGTPAISRRGFGAAETAALTGWICDILDDLSNEDTITTVRKNVIELCSRFPVYA, from the coding sequence ATGCTTAAACGTAATATGAATATTGCTGATTTTGATCCTGAATTATATCAAGCAATGAGTAATGAAGTTGTTCGTCAAGAAGAGCACATTGAATTAATTGCTTCTGAAAACTATTGTAGCCCGCGCGTTCTTGAAGCTCAAGGTTCTCAATTAACAAATAAATACGCTGAAGGTTACCCTGGGAAGCGTTATTACGGTGGTTGTGAATACGTTGATATTGCTGAGCAATTAGCCATCGACCGTGCTAAAGAGTTGTTTGGCGCAACTTATGCAAACGTACAGCCACATGCTGGTTCACAGGCAAACGCTGCGGTATTTCAAGCACTAGTTAAACCTGGCGGAAAAGTGTTAGGCATGAGCTTAGCTCATGGTGGTCACTTAACTCATGGTTCACATGTTAATTTTTCTGGTAAATCTTACGAAGCATTTCAATATGGCCTTAACCCAGAAACTGGCGATATTGACTACGAAGAACTTGAACGTTTAGCGTTAGAACACAAGCCTGAAATGATTATCGGTGGTTTTTCTGCATTTTCTGGTATTGTTGATTGGGCAAGAATGCGTGAAATCGCTGACAAAGTAGATGCCTACTTTATGGTTGATATGGCTCATGTTGCAGGTCTTATTGCTGCGGGCTTATATCCTAACCCTGTACCGCATGCACACGTTGTTACTACAACAACACATAAAACTTTAGCGGGCCCTCGTGGTGGTTTAATTATTTCTGGTTGTAATGACGAAGCTATTGAGAAAAAATTAAACTCAGCAGTTTTCCCAGGTGGCCAAGGTGGCCCATTAATGCACATTATTGCGGCTAAAGCGGTTGCATTTAAAGAAGCATTGCAGCCAGAGTTTAAAGAATATCAACAAAAAGTTTTAGATAATGCCAAAACAATGGTTACGGTATTACAAGAACGCGGTTATAAAGTAGTATCCAACGGTACTGAAAACCACTTATTTTTATTAGACTTAATTGATAAAGACATTACCGGTAAAGATGCTGATGCTGCTCTTGGTAGAGCTTATATCACCGTAAACAAAAACTCGGTTCCAAATGACCCGCGTTCTCCTTTTGTTACCTCTGGTCTACGTTTAGGTACTCCTGCTATATCTCGTCGTGGTTTTGGCGCAGCAGAAACCGCAGCATTAACTGGTTGGATTTGTGACATTCTTGATGATTTATCTAATGAAGATACAATTACTACTGTTCGTAAGAATGTGATCGAGCTTTGTTCTCGTTTTCCTGTTTACGCATAA
- the fdx gene encoding ISC system 2Fe-2S type ferredoxin, translated as MPQIIFLPNEELCPDGLVVEADAGETVLNVALKNNIGVEHACEKVCACTTCHMIIREGFDSLDESDELEDDMLDKAWGLEPESRLGCQAIITDEDLVVEIPKYTVNMVSENH; from the coding sequence ATGCCACAAATTATCTTTCTTCCAAACGAAGAATTATGTCCAGACGGTTTAGTTGTAGAAGCTGACGCTGGCGAAACAGTTTTAAATGTAGCACTTAAAAATAACATTGGTGTTGAACATGCTTGTGAAAAAGTGTGTGCTTGTACCACATGTCATATGATCATTCGTGAAGGTTTTGATTCACTTGATGAAAGTGATGAACTAGAAGATGACATGCTTGATAAAGCTTGGGGCTTAGAGCCTGAATCTCGCTTAGGTTGTCAGGCTATTATTACCGATGAAGATTTGGTGGTTGAAATACCCAAGTACACCGTTAATATGGTGAGTGAAAATCATTAG